DNA sequence from the Siniperca chuatsi isolate FFG_IHB_CAS linkage group LG3, ASM2008510v1, whole genome shotgun sequence genome:
ACAGTTTGACAGGAGGGGAGTTACATTATAGAAATGTTGTCTAGTGTTTTCTGATTGGCTCAGAGTCCTGCTGATGTCACTCAGGATGATGTCAGCTCGTTGGTAGAACAAAGAAACTTCCAAAGCGAGATTCACTTCCTGTTGAGAgctgcaatacacacacacagaaatacacacacagatacacacacattacaagGACATAATCATGTGACcagaagaggagaggatggggTAGAGTAGGAGAAGAGGAGGtcgaggaggagaggaggaggtagagaaggagaagaggaggtagAAAAGGAAAAGATCTCAGGTCAGGTCAGGTTACTTTATTTGTACCCATGGGTAGATTTGGTTTGCAGTAGATGAGGCATCCATCTtgacacacattttacaaacaacaCAGACGGTGGACAAACATGATAAAAGTGCTCAAGGCTCCAATAATCAGGacttgaaaagagaaaaataataaataaataaataaccactaGAATAAATAAGGTAAGAATACGACTTGGCTGCTGgaacaaaactatttttaccGCTTTGTTCAGTAAAAGAGGAGgtgagaaggagaggaggaggtagaaaaagacaggaggaggtagaggaggagaggaagcgctagagaaggaaaagatgaggttgagaaggagaggaggaggtagaaaaagacaggaggaggtagaggaggagaggaagcgctagagaaggaaaagatgaggttgaggagaggaggaggtagagaaagaaaagaggactTAGAGAGGAGTCCTCTTAAGAGGAGAGGTGGTGTTAGAGAAGGAcaagaggaggtagaggaggaggttGAGAAGGGGAAGAGAAGgtagagaaggagaggaggaggtagaggaggacaTACAGATGTTCACAGGTGCTCTTCAtcactgcctcctcctcttcactcaGTTTCACCTCCACCTgcggtggtgatggtggtgatagCCCAGCATGCGCTGCTTCCTCTGTGCTCCTGCAGATGGCGATCTTTCTGACAGATCTGGAGGAGGCGCATGGAGACAGCAGTTCTccttcctcgtcctcctcctcttcgtcatGTAGTGTGTGAGGAGGGTCGGGTGGTGCTTGGGAGGGGGCGGAGTCTGGCTCTGATGTCACAGAGGGTGTGGACAGATGGAGATCAGGTGTGTGGTCCTGGTGGTTGTGGTCAGAGGCGATGGACAGTTTGGTGCTGATGGTGAACGGCTGGACCttcctcatgatgatgatgctgatgatgatgatggtgatggcaGCGTCGtcctgatgaagatgatgattaAAATACAAGATAGCGGATCAGATTTACAGCTAaaacctgtaaaataaaagcagagtgcGACAGAAGAGGAAACGCCGACAGCAGCTCAGAACAGAGTTGCTgctcagagagaaaaacacgAGGTGAGCTCATACTATGATGTCATCCTATGATGTAACCATTGGGCcgagctccaaaaacactgcagctgcagACACGAGCACTCACTCTGTCTGAAAACCAAGAGACACAGCTGGAAGCAAGTTGtgtcctcctctacctcctcctcttcttctctccctcctcctcctttacctccatctcttcctcctacttccctcctctcctcctctccctccccagTTCATTATTGAAGTTGGAGACGGTACTTTGACACATCATATGTAACGTTATCcacagtaggcgatttgttcatttttaacaggggggagcatatgagcattcaagggcacttctggtccaagctctgttcatttctgctccggcctctgtcatgctgctgtcactctttctctttcccagtctgctgtagagaatatagataaattgttgagaattattacattttgggaGCGCTGGACAATTTGTTGACCAGGAGCAGTTGTCAGGCAACCAGTGGACACATGGACATGAGAGGACTGGGTTAAAAtgtgaacttttcctttaaacaaaagcacaaagagACTTCAGTGGATAAAACAAACGATCAGACAGCTTTACTGTTTCATATCAGTCAGGATTTTATTACAATACATTCAGAATAAATTCAGTAGGTGAGAGACCGACAAACGGACCAATCAGAGGAAAGGAGGAGCCACAGTGTGTGCAGGTCAGGTGGTCACTCAGGTTTGGTTCTTTTCACAGCTCCAGGTAACCTGTCCTGcagcctgaaaacacacaaaacacacagatggtACATTTACACTGAAACATTTCTCTGCAAATCTGATGTGAACTCACTTGTGCAGCGTCGCCTCCACTTTGGACCGAGTCACCTCGATGTACTGATCAATCtgtgtctgaacacacacacacacacacacacacacacacacacacacacacacacgtcagttAGCAGCAGGATTTAATGATCAGCATGTGTCAATAACCTGAGTATAAAACGTTTATTCACAGAATCAATCAAACGTCTTCAGAGTGAGACAGTTTGatgtttaaacacaaacaacaacttATACAATACAGAGTAATTACAATAAGAATAAAtcaaatagaataaataaatagtgtcaaatcacaggaaacacactgagaccagtttattaggaacaCCTGTGTAATCCAAACCAACAGCTCTGCAGTATTTAGAAgtttttagttagtttagtATTGAATTATCTATGAAAATGATTCTGCCGACTTCAGAGTGGACAACAGTTTTAGCTTCACgacagcacataaacacatatgtGCTCGCTCATCCCCATTGGTACCAATCCAACACAGAACTACACTGAAGGATTCCTCCGCCATTGGAAATTAGTCCGAGGATAGAAGATTGCGTCTTGGATATATCACTTGAGCATTTCATTTAGAACATTTAAACAATTCATCAAAATGTTCCAAAAGCTCCAATATGGCTGCATGTGTTGGGAAATGTCCGGCACTAACAGAAGGTTATAGTTATTTAGCTTTAACATGCAGAAACACTGGAAAGGTCCTTTAATGTTTGTCTCATTGTTGAGGCAGTTTCTGGTAATAACAGACGGAGGGTGATCAGAGAGAAACCACATCAGGTTTTTCTGCTGTAAGTTcagataaactttattgatcccacacCAGGAAAATGcgcttgttacagcagctcaagagTCAAAAGTGACTGAGTGatcaaataaaaattaaattaaataacaataaaatttaaattaaaatagagATTGGATTGCACAGAATACAAGCAGGAATTGCACAGTATAAATATAAAGGATATGTATAAAGACTGATCTGATATATATCTAAaattatatgatatgatataaataTCTAAATGATGAATATATATAAAGGATAATTGCACagtataaatatgtgtgtaaataggtataaatgtgataatatgtttaagtaatataaacaatatgaataatatgtatataataaatataataatataataagtaCCTTTTTCTTCTGGTAAATCAGTGGTGTGGTGAAGAAAATGATGTCAGctggacagaaagagaaaagacgagtcagtttgtttcagttcatttgaAGCTGAGCAGACTGGATTTAAATCAGTGAGTCAGTGAGAAGAAGCCTCACCGAGGATCAGGATGGTGACTCCATTAAAGATGGCTCCAACGTACGTCATCATCCACATGACTGAAGCCAGCTGAAACATTTAGAgagcaaagaaaatgttttcccaCTAAAGggtttttggggagtttttcttcgtctgaatcgagggtctgaggacagaggtgctgtataaataaagttagttTCATCAATTTTAACTGGATTGTCTCATTtcattacaaacaaacacatatccCTCCATTTTCCACCAGAATGCAGCCAACTAAGAAAGGCAGCCCAGACCTCCTAAAAACCGGCCTGGTTGAACTTACAAGGAGCTGAAACTCCCAACAACATAGCTCTACGAGAGTACAAGTGTCTCCAACACAAGGACAACTTCGTTGATTTAGCAGCCTTATCAGCAAGGACAGCACAACATCAAGACACAGTTGTTGAAAGTGCAGGCTACACTGCATTCACTCAAAGGTGCATTTATAAActaaattttaaattatttctgagtgaattttctcttttatttacaTTGGAGCCATTATTTCCCTGttaatgatattttaatttgatcCTGAACTGTGACgcactttgtaaagtctgtttcaaTATGAGCTCTATTCATTAATCATTGATCATCTTTCTgatgtttaataataatgactGAGATATCACAGCTGATGATGTTTAcaggagagccattgaacgcagccttggccagtctgacctgtgacccggatgtcaccaggtcaataaaaaggtcagtgaACTCTTCTTCAGTCTTTGCATGTTAACCAactctgttaaataaatgtgtgtgtgtataattatgctggtttctttaatgttgcacaagagtgagtaatttgccaacctcgtctatgttgaactccaaatccttcaacctactaccTGTtaatggtaattctggttatagttattaatttaattattaatctgacttccaaattgatagtttagtgtattttatgagaatcaattaattcatttctcttctttagaAGAGCGGtgccccgaggactttattaattaaagttatttatgattatctttgataattctgatagccataattaattgattgcacctacacaattgggtgcccccctttaaccattgtaaatcccaacaaatgTGATCATACAGGTGCTGGTTATACAGGTAAATATCAACAGTCGTGTGTAATGCTGTTCTGTTGGAGAAGCAGTCGGTGAAACTGCACTTCTTCTTTGCTGTTCATGGACAGATGTAATACGTGTTGGAGCAGACTCGAAATGCAAGTGGGTGTTCACGTCTTTAGTGTTTAAGCGGGTCTACATCCATTTATGTCCAACAGTGGGAGGTGAAATGAGGCTTGTGCGTCCAGTTCCACAATGTTTgagatttataaaacagaacCATGTGAACATGCGGCTTTAAAAATCTGACGAAAAGAATGCATCtgtatatttctgtctttatgtgTTCATACAGTTTTAGTCATGAATCTACACAGAACGTTATGCATCTGACTCCTGGTACAACAGCAGAGCTTTTTAACTACCTCAGTGACCTCCACCTGAGAAATGGACAAGTCTTCCCCCGAGTCTTCCAGTTCTGCCTCTTCTATGGAGGACGTGTCACTCAGGTTCAGGAGTGCCTCAAACATTCCTTCTCCATGGCTTTCCCAAACTCCTCCCTCACCTGAGATTTTGCTTCAGTGACCACAGAAGCTGCAGTCCTTCTGGCCTCCTGATACCTGTGTGCTGCTGCTTTAGGAGTCTGAAAGGAATACTTGACCTCTGGTCTCCACCAGTGGATTCTTCGGTTTCCGCCACAACCAGCACCAATGATCTAGCCCTACCTCAGAGAAGCCGCCTCCACAATGAAGGCTTTGAACAAGGCCCACTCagactcaatgtccccagcctctCTCGAGATGCAGGAAGGATTCCTGGGGTGGTGAGAGTTAAAGACCTTGTGGGGCCCCAGCCTGATGTTCCCAGTTAAGCCTCACTACCTGTTTGTGTTTACCAGGTCTGTCCAGCAGATCACACCAGGTGGAGATCAGCTGACAGCTCTGATCCTCTCTTCACCTGAGTGTCCAACCACCTTATGTTCCAATATGATGTTTGTTATGATCAATCCATGATTAACACACAAGTCCAATAACAAAACACCTCTCCGGTTCAGATCAGGCCTCCCAGTCACCCCCTTCAGTTTTCTCTGTCATTTCCCACAAGAGTGTTGACCTCCAGCAGAACTACGTAGTCCCTAGGTGTCCTCTCCAGGACTCCACCCACTGCTGTTCGGTGCATAAGCACAAACAGTCAGAAACTTCAGCAACCCTGAGCTGTAAAGAGGTGACCCTCTTGTTCTCTGGGGAAACAGCGGCACTCAGCCGGGATGCCTTACATCCTGGGCAGAGGCCAGCCCCTCTCCAGCAGTTTGGTTTCAGAGTTGGTGCTGTGTGGAGAGGTGAGTCCAACAATATCCAGTTAGTACCACTCCACCTCCTTCAACAACTCCAGCTCCTTCCCCACCAGAGAGGGGATGTTTCACAAACCTAGAACCAGTTTTCATCAACATGCTAAGACCCCCACCTTGCCACCTGCCTGACAACACCCCCGACAATTACCTCCTGCCTTGCAAATGGTGGACCCGCTtgttttcaaagaaaatataattaataatgattAACCACACCTGGTTTATCTGAACAACATAAATACACGCTAGCATTTGGCCTGCTAACATATTGTGTGTAAATCTGACCTTTAAAGAGTCGACCAGGTCTTCAACCAACAGCAGCCTCCTGGTCTGACTGCTGAACCAGTTCAGATGGATCAGAAACTGATCAGCCAGCTGCCGGACCGACTCCGAGGACACAGAGATGTCCCTCTCCAACAGAGACCTGACAGAGGTCAGAGAAGATcagggaggtcagaggaggacagaggaggacagggaggTCAGGGAGGTCAGGAAGGTCAGAGGAGGACAAGGAGGTcagggaggtcagaggaggacagaaggacagaggaggtcagaggaggacagaggaggacagaggaagtcagaggaggacagaagaggacagaggaggtcagaggatgacagaggaggacagaggaggtcagagaaggtcagaggaggacagggaggtcagggaggtcagaggaggacagaggagaacagggaggtcagaggacagaggaggtcagagaaggacagaggacagaggaggtcagaggaggacagaaggacagaggaggtcagaggaggacagagaaagtCAGAGGAAGTCagaggaggtcagaggagatcagaggagaacagaggaggtcagaggagatcagagaagaacagaggaggtcagaggaggtcagaagaggacagaggaggtcagaggaggtcagaggagatcagaggagaacagagggggtcagaagaggacagaggaggtcagaggaggtcagaggagaATAGAGGAGGTCAGAGAAGATCAGAGGAGGTCAGAGGAggtcagaggaggacagaggaggtcagaggaggtcagaggaggacagaggaggtcagaggaggtcagaggaggacagaggaggtcagaggaggtcagaggaggacagaggaggtcagaggaggtcagaggagatcagaggagaacagaggaggacagaggaggacagaggaggtcagaggaggtcagaggaggacagaggcgGACAGAGGAGGCGAGGAGTATAACTTTAAATCACTTTGTGCATAATTTGATGTTGATTGTTGAATCaagttttttataaatatttaacacatttatatCTCAGCAGCTATTAACAGATGATCAAGTTTTTATAAGTTAATTatgtttaaatgaaaagttCTGAGTTTTTCTCCCAATGTATCATTAATTATAATgaattaatataattataatatttataactcAGCACCTGAACACAGAACAAACTCCATTCActcgtgtgtgtatgtgtttgtgtgtgtgtgtgttacctgaatGGATGACCTTCATCTGATTTCTGGACGGCCTGGATCACTGATTTATAAACCctacagacaggaagcagaccGCTGTAAGGAtgacatcatttcctgtttccgTGTTTTAAGGGTCCCAACAGACACTCAAACACTATGTAAGTAGTGAAGTTCCTACTTTAGGATGTATTTCCAGTAACGGCCAAAGTGTCTGTAAAGACGTCAGATTGGAAGTTTATCAGGCTCACTGAGACACAACTGATCAATAAAGACTTCCTGTCTTCATACAAACACTGAACATGTctgttggttttatttaatttacacatAATGAACAAATGAGTCAGATCACAGTGTTACAGTTACAGATGGAATAAAAGTCtcacttttccaaaaaaaatAGTATggttgtgaattaatcattttaaatttttgacGGTCCCAagatgaatgttttgtttatctctgtgtgtctaGCCAATAGTTtaacgacgttggtatcacgtggtatagttgccatgTTCGTGTGGAAAAAATGGACACTgatgttagcacatattagTGATCTTAGCTTAATAgtccaaacaacaataacccataaaattacagttctgcatatttaaataaaataaacaacaactactgacattcatagtccttaaaaccttagccaatgtgttgtcaccggctAGAtcgtcaaaattagaaaaataacagtgtcaatccctgaggagctacgttagcattagtgacggttgcgtctagttagctaacattatagttccctcaaacaatctAACATTATAACGAAGATgcatatcagaggggatttagcaGTGGGCCAGGGTCggacataaccgatggcccggggccagtacaagtttatgcaggacAAGTTGATTGGGGCGGACTTTAAGAACGaagtggacgtgggatcccaatatattacagATGTGTCATGTCAAAGGTAAATTACAGTTCAGAACCACTGTAAATCCGCTCATTATAGTTCTTAGTTTtttagtgtttagacccaaaacgtgactgttattgagggtgtcatctcatatagcagtctaacgttagccctattatgagacactttgctgaggtacttgtggctagctagccatgtagccagctgcgttgagctcagcAGCTACGGTACccacattaatataaaaatctaaaaatgctgacatgatcatacagtcgtcctttctccctgcaGCCAtcgttgctgtgtggcgctcagctgttttttataacccactatgagatttgttttcagcaagaaaacactttgagtAATGTTAGTTCAACACGacgctaacactaacgctagctaacgtcaacttttactgtagctgtctgtctaatatcgagcgctgtgggttttaatagcatccctactatgaactgtactgtactctttgattgggttaaaatgtaaatatttacctaatgtcttatagtgtaagaataattaaaatgtaattttacagtaagtgttgcaatatagggcccctgtaattattattattattattaaatgataGGGAAAGAGGGGCTttctaaagctagctagccatattgTAAGATTAGCATAGATAACGTttcatgaaacaccaccgcgcaaagtaacctaaatctattgCTAATGTATAGCTACATGTTGCAAAAtggactggtgtggagcagcagtgcattgtgggatacACTGAGCTTTGAGGTGATGTTAGAATGAGTGTTCATCGGTGTGGGTTCAGTGGTCTGTGTGTTCGTACATTTCAGATATAATACCTGTCTACTACCTGGTGGAGTGCTGGGATGGACATTAACTGTCCTCTAACTCGgtttatttacagaaacagtcCAACATGCAGCAACAGCAGGACCTGCTCTCATTGGCTGCAGATACTGTCACCAGGTGACCTGCCCCCCTCACCTGAAGGTGATGGTGACACAGAGGCAAGTCAGCAGCAGATAGGACACCACACTGATGACAGACAGTGTTGCCACGGAGACAAGAACCAGCAGCGACAGGCCGAACGCCACCGCCGACTTCTTGGGTTCTTTCCAGTGGATGAGCTGTGAGGCTGCAGGGGGACAGGTTCATCCGACACACAAAACTAACACGGGGAAATACATTCGGTGATGTGTCCATAAAGGATAAAGTCTGGACACAATAAGACAAAATGTCCTCTTCCCCTCCACTAAATCCATCGTCACTGCAACTCACTCCACCCTCACCAACTGCCGCACCCAAATTAAATCATGGATACAATCACACCTTCTTAAACTCACCTGTGATAAATCATTGGCCCCAAATCCATCACCAAAACCTTTTAGTTTTTATCATTTCTCATCTATTGTGTCTTTGGGTATCTTGAAAAGCactttagaaataaaatgtattattattattatcattattattattattaacctaGTTGTAATAAACTCAAATGACGTTTGGTTTTGTTGGTCATGTTTATTTACAGTCTGAATTGTGTATTAGTTTAAATATCAATacaagttttaattaatttgtcatCATATtttgcatatatacagtatacatatatatgtttatatataaaaccctatatattaaataataataagtatatagtatcattataaataataataataataataatatataaaaccctatatattaaataataataagtatatagtatcattataaataagaataataatatataaa
Encoded proteins:
- the LOC122873487 gene encoding reticulon-3-B-like codes for the protein MTQPLCPAAAAQTESQTEKRQLHTQSEKKNKKMANSTSSSCSDSSSSSLSNNSSSTSLRDLTHSASQLIHWKEPKKSAVAFGLSLLVLVSVATLSVISVVSYLLLTCLCVTITFRVYKSVIQAVQKSDEGHPFRSLLERDISVSSESVRQLADQFLIHLNWFSSQTRRLLLVEDLVDSLKLASVMWMMTYVGAIFNGVTILILADIIFFTTPLIYQKKKTQIDQYIEVTRSKVEATLHKLQDRLPGAVKRTKPE